The genomic DNA CTATAAATGCTCTTTTAATCTTATCTGTACCTGTTACGTGTACGTATCAATTCTCCAATCGTATCGAGAAAACTCTCGCAATATCCACCTTTATCCCTGTCGTGAGgttatttttctttctggtTGTGTGGATATGGACTTTACTGGCAGTCGGGCGAGATTTTTACCAAGTTTCTCCGACTCTGATCGTCCGAGTCCAATTGGAAACCTTGCTATATCAACtttgttttatataaatcaCGGTCTGGCCCGCCAACGTTTTATTAGTTTTAATTGGCAAAACACCCTGGTCGTCCTTCCCGTTTGCTGTATATATTGCGATGCTCATCAACATCGCTCGCTGCCTAAAGTCTTGACAGCATCTCAATCAGCCGCGTGAACACTTCTCTGCACCGGGTAACTAAACCTGATAGCACCATTTCCATCATAATTAGAATTTTATTGACATCCTCGATTCTATTTAAATCATTCTATAAGCTTTGACCACTTTAAAACTGGGAATTGTGATTGTACCTGTAATCAATTGAACCTTGAGACGCCCATTGGCTGTGCAGAACTGCTCTGATACACCGTTTATGGTCGTTACAATGCTCCTGCTAGCCAAAATGCACTGAAAACGCATTCTTCTTCCACGGGCAGCTTATACAGCACTTCTTTTCTCTATCACGGTACTGGAAAATAATTGGGACCCGGCCCGCAAGGTGCCTtccctgcctccggcggctggggcttcgccccagaccccactgctcctctcgcttcgctcgagtcggtgcaTCTCGGTTCCAGCAGATCCGATATTTATGGAAATCTGATTCAATTCTGGTTTATAAGAGGTCCATGGAGGTGTAGTTTGGATGTCAAGCATGTCTTATCGGACCCCTGCATCCCTTATCTCATGCGAGATGTGGGCAGATAAGCGCACGGCGCACTGATGCCGTATCTCCGAACAAACCCGTGAGATTAAAGTTTCGATTACTGTCACAGGCGGGCTATTTTTGACACATCCACATAACTTAAATAGCATGAGCTTTCTCTTTGGTCGCTCCACAAACGGTTCAAGCACACAGAAGTATAAATCGAGCCAGTTTGGCCCTAGAACTGCCGGAATTCACAATAAGAGTCATATGTCTACTCAATCTCATTCAGGGGCATCCGGTCTTCTTAACAGGACTACTGGGTTCAATTCCCATGATACCTCATCTTCTCtaactgaagaagacgattttgaaattatcaCAATGGAAGATGCACTTCCGGATGTAGAAACTACTGACCAAGAAGTGCCTTTTGGTCGCAAATTTGGAAAAAAGTACTTTGGGTTCGGTGAGAAAGTCCGTAATCTTAACCATGGTAGTTTTGGTGCCATTCCAAATGCAGTGTTGGATGCCAGAGTTCGTCATATGAAGGATATCCAGCTGTTTCCAGATCCTTTTTTCAAGACCGGGATTTTCAACCAGATTGCTCCTATTCGAAAACAGGTAGCTGAGTTGGTTGATGCTGACCCTGATaatcttgtttttgtcACCAATGCTACTACTGCCGTGAACACCATTCTACGGAGCTATCCGTTCAAGAAAGGCGATACTTTCATTATTTGTAACACTATATATGGTTCTTGTCGAAATACTATCCAATTTCTTCAAGATCGTGTAGGTGTTAAAGTGGTAGAACTCACGTTCACGTATCCCATGAACCACGCTGAGATTCTAGATCTTTTCACTAGTGCTATCGATTCGTACGAAAATGTTCGTATGGCGTTCTTTGATACTGTGTCATCGATGCCTGCTGCTACTATCCCCTGGGAAGAGCTTTGTCATATTTGTAGAGACAGAGGTGTGTTGTCCATGGTAGATGGTGCTCATGCCATCGGTTTGATTCCTCTTTCTCTGAGAACTGCCCGTCCTGATTTCTTTACGTCGAATCTCCACAAGTGGCTTTTTACACCCAACTCTGTTGCTTTACTCTATGTAGACCGTTCACAGCACCACTATGTCCACTCTTTGCCAGTTTCTGCTGTGTATCTGGATGACAACACCACACTTTCTGGCGATAAAGAACAGTCTCGTCTGGCTGATACATTCTTGTACACGGGTACTATTGACTACAGTGCCATTCTCACCATCCCCGACAGCATAAAATTCCGCAACGAGGTCTGTGGCGGCGAAGAGCGCATCCGCCAGTACTGCACCGACCTGGCTACACGCGGAGGAGCTCTTGTTGCCAAAGAGTTTGGCACCGAGATCCTCTCTGGCAAGGAAGACAAcctcatcaccagcatGGTCACCGTCGCCCTCCCCTATAACCCAGCCGACTCACCCAGTCTCCAGGGTGAGATCAACGGGAAATACATCGAGTACATCATCCGCGAATGGAACACGTTCGTGCCCATTAGCTACTACAAAGGCCAGTGGTGGAGCAGGTGGAGCGCCCAGGTATACGTTGACATCGACGACTTCAAATACGGCATCCGTGCCGTGCTCAACACCCTCGAGTACCTCAAGTCTCTGGGTTACAAATAGTAAATATATTCTGTGtccgtgcctccggcggctggggctccgccccagaccctggttgctcctgcttcgcaggagatttccGGGGActgtcgacgaaacgactcgagcgcagcgagaggagcaaccagggtctggggcggagccccagccgccggaggcagtgtcAAGGGAAGAAAATGTACATTGATGCTATAGGAGTGATTTGAGCATGGACTCGATAGAGGCTGCGTCGACACGGCCCTGGAATTCACGCATTACCTGGCCGACGAGGAATTTGATGGATTTGGGGTTGGTTTTGATTCGGTCAATGACGTCCGGGTGTTTGGCAATGACTTTTTGACACACGGTTTGGAGAGCGACATGGACGTCTTGGGCAGAGTCCTCGGCTTTGCCAAGATCGAACTGGTCTATCAGGTCGTCGATGGTCTGATTGGTTTCTAATCCATTGGCTACTACGTGTTTCAGAATCAGTGCTCCTGATGTTTTGGtaatcttctttttctcaacTCGTACCATGAGATCCGCTAAAAATGTCGCTGGTACTACACTCTCGTCgaattgtttgttgttctgGTTCAACTCGCCTAACAGTCGGTGCACAATCCAGTTAGAGATCACTGATGGTTTCGTACCACCATTGGCTTTGAATGCGTTGTAGActttataataatattctaCCAGTttagtgctgctgccagccATCATCGTTCGAGCATCTACAACTGGCACGGAAAAGGGCGGTTTCAGCAGCTCTTGGAAAATATCGTCTGGCAGTCTGGGAAGTTGTTGTTTAATCTGTTCGACAATTTCTGGACCGACTGATATCGGCATCAGTTCGGGGTCTGGCATGTATCTATAGTCGacagcatcttctttgcCTCGGAGCTTCCAGGTATTTTTGCCGTCCCAACCTCTGGTTTCAGGCTCGATAGTCTTTCCGTTTTGAATATCTCGTTTCTGTCTCTCGAATTCGGCTTTGATAGCATGGACGACTGCACTTGTACTGAACAAGTTCTTGATCTCACATCGTTGCCCACCATTAACTGATACGTTTACATCGACTCTCATGGCTCCTGACTCTAGTTCTCCACTACACACTTTTAGATATCGTAGTAATCCCTGTAGCTTTCTTACAAACAAACCAGCCGCTTCAGGAGTTGGAAGGTCTGGTTCTGTCACCAGTTCAATGAGTCCGGTGTTGGTTCTGTTGAGATCAATGTGAGCACCTGTACCCTCGATATACGTCGTCTTACCAGTATCTTGTTcgatctggatctgttttATGCGCACTTTGACGTCCTCTTTCAACCCATCTCGTACAAAGATTTCCAAAATCCCGTCCTTTGCAAATGGTTCATAATGCTGTGTAATCTGGTATCCCGCCGGCTGGTCGCCGTAGAAGTAGTGCTTTCTATCAAACGATATCCTTGGCTCAACAGTACATCCAAGTGCAACTGCTGCTTTAATTCCGAGTCCCAGAGCATTCCAGTTAAATATTGGCTGGGTTCCTGGCAAAGCTGCATCGAAATATGATACTTGTGAATTGGGTACCGACTGAAATGACGTGTTGGAGTCTGCTTATGTTAGCTTGGAAACTAGGCTGGGGgcattgcctccggcggctggggctccgccccagagAAACTAGGCTGGGGgcattgcctccggcggctggggctccgccccagaccccgtggctcctgcttcgcaggaggtttCTAGGACTCTCTACATTTGACAATCGAAATATTCAGAAGTGGATATTGAGATTGGCATGGGGGATCGTATTTCGAGCTagacagctgctgccagagTCAAATGACCTTGTACAAGAAAATATGACTCTCCTGGATAACGAACTTTCAGACCTGTCCAAAATTGCTCATTTCAGAGTCTTGCCCTCGAGAAATACTCACTTGAGAAAAGTTTGTGCTTCGTTAGCAGTTGAGCGTGGATTTCCAGACCACACGTTAGTCTATACTGGCTGTCCTGTTCTTTCTGACCTTGTCGCAATGTGTGACTTGAGACACTCCTGAGGCTCAATTTCGTGTGCCTGAGCACTTGCCTTTCAAGCCTAACGGGCCCTTTTGCTATCCTACTCAGCATTTTGTGGTCTCTTTACTCCAGTTTGAAGTCTGGATCATCTCATGATTCATCTGGGGCAGCTTCACGTGataataatttttcagcggcatcacgtgatttgTTGTCTCCGAAATTCAATTAATATTGAATTTATTCGgtacaattgaaaaacttGAATCCACAAAATTTATACTTAACAATTCAGCAAAAGAATAGTTTCTTTCTACCTGCTTTTTTTCTAGATTCAAAGAAAGTTCATTTCACAATTGACCAAAAACACCAAGTGCATCTCTCTCGTCGTATACATTGAAATATGAACTGTTATATCGTAATATTATAGTAATATTCTTATTCCAATCCATTTACCGGTTTAAGCCATCTTCTACCTGAAGTTCTAATGTACTCGTCGAGAAAAGTGATATAAAAACAACAATCTCAGTACCAATTGTACATTTCAATCTAGCGGATTATTCCCCATGTCTCATATCAATTAtccatttttgatttctgacTCACGAATTACACTACAAGAGGTATAATTATACGCATATCAGATATAATTCTGATTTGTTATGAAATAGAACGTcgaaataaattatataattCTCATGAGAGTCCTTGAAATTTCGATAAAAGAAGGAATTATCAGGGGTAAGTTTAGGGTTGACGGCACCGATCGGCTTTTGTAAGTCGATCGCCGTTACATGCAAGTgtgtaattttttttcagccTCGCTGTCCTGTAGGCACATGCTAAGCTCGGCGACTTCGTGCCTTcccttctttctcttcttctcttttattactttcttttggtttttACTTTCAGGAGTTTTTGTGTTCCTTTTTACCATGTCTTTGTCCGAAATCCAAACTACCCTCAAGGGAAAGCTCCGTCAATTCCAAGATTTCCCTTCTAAGGGAATTTTGTTTGAGGATATCATGCCCATTTTCCAGGACCCCAAAGCTTTCCAACTTTTGTTGGACGGTCTTAAATTACACTTGAAAGACAAGAAGGTCGATGTTATTGTTGGTCTTGATGCTCGTGGTTTCCTTTTTGGACCCGCTTTGGCTCTTCAACTCGGTGCTGCCTTTGTTCCTGTCCGTAAGCAAGGTAAGCTTCCTGGACCCACTGTCCAAGCTGTTTACGAGAAGGAGTATGGACAAGATATCTTTGAGATCCAAGCCGATGCTATCAAGCCTGGTCAATCTGTTGTCATTGTTGACGATATCATTGCCACTGGTGgatctgcttctgctgctggtgagcTCGTCACCAAGATCGGTGGTTCTGTCACcgaatatttattcatctTAGAGTTACTGTTCCTCAAGGGTCGTGATAAGCTCAATGCCCCAGTTTTCACTCTCCTTGCTGGCCAGTAAGTGTCTTAATTTTTGTATTATATTTAATGCTCTACGACTTGTTAAAGAAAGGATGGTAAGTGGTTCCTGAGGCTCCGACCCAGATCACTAGCTATGGCTGGCCAAATAAGAGCTATATCTCATCAATGGCTGAGATTTAAGCACAAGATGCAGTTTTCTGGCTTTTGTTGATAACAAATCACAGCTTAATTGTCGCACCAGGGGTCGTCCCGATATACAAGATAAGACCCATGTCCCTTAAAATGCTGCAAGCGACTGATAACTGCATGCACGATGGACATATTCCACCACCCCTGAACCTTGATCTGGTACATAGCAAAAGCACATAACTCCATTGCAGTGTTTAGTAGGGATATTAGCGTTAATATTCGATTGATCTTGAAGGCAGGATGTCTGAGGAAGTTGTGCTCACAAAGAATGAGCAGACGCTCCGAAAATATACAAAAGGTAAGGCTTCATGAAATGGATTGAGACTCAGCTCGTAGCCTAGTTTGAGGTTGATCCAGAGTTCATTCCAGATGAATTCGATTCAGCTGTTTTGCTGTAATGTAATCTGCTCTATCGGAGTCATAGCAGATAGAGCCACGGCCCCACGCCCGCatcgagcgaagcgagaggagcagcggggtctggggcggagccccagccaccggaggtAGTCAGGAATTTAGAGGATCAAGATCTAACAATGATAGAGAAAAAAGTCGGTGAAGGTACATATGCTGTTGTATATGTAGGAAGAGCCAAAGATACGAAGAGGCAGATTGCCATTAAAATGATCAAGGTGGGAGAATTCAAAGATGGATTGGATATGTCAGCTATTCGTGAAATCAAGTTTCTCCAGGAATTGAGACACCCGAATGTCATTGAGCTACTAGACGTGTTTTCATCGGAAACGAATTTGAATATTGTGCTGGAATTTCTTCCTGCTGATTTGGAAGTGCTTATAAAAGATAAAACGATTATATTTAGTCCAGCAGACATCAAATCATGGCTGTTGATGACACTTCGAGGATTGCATCATTGTCATAGGAATTTCATTCTTCATCGAGATTTGAAACCTAATAACTTGCTACTATCACCAAGTGGTCATTTAAAACTTGCCGATTTCGGTCTTGCTAGAGCACTACCTGCTTCTCCTAGGGTGAACCTGACGCCTCGAGTAGTGACGCGGTGGTACAGAGCACCTGAACTGCTTTTCGAATCCCGTCACTATACTACAGCAGTTGATATTTGGTCAGTAGGAATTATATTTGCCGAGCTCATGTTACGAACACCATATTTACCAGGAGCATCAGATTTGGAACAGATCGATGTCACATTCCGAGCACTAGGAACGCCAACTGAAGCGACATGGCCTGGTGTATCGAGTTTACCAGGGTACAAACAAATACAAAACTATCCTACACCCAGCAGGCAGGAGCTTCAAAACCGGTTCTTGGCTGCTAGTGATAACGCACTCGATCTCATGAACGATATGATCCATTTTGATCCTGCCAAGCGGATCGATACGACACAAGCTCTATTATCGAAATATTTCACTGAatcaccacctccaacaaGACCGGAAAACCTCCCGAAAAAGGCTAAACAAGACCCCGATTGGGAAGAACAAGCGCTAAAGAAcgaagagagagaaaagCTCATTCAAAAGACGAGAGAAGCAAGAATGCGAGCATAGTCTGGTGAAGTCCTACGACGTAATGAGAGATTTTATTTCCTCCCTACTGTTATTTTACAGAAAAGTATTTTCCATACCAACTCTTGGCctttatttatattgaCAATTGACAACTTCGCGGCTCAAATGAAAGATGGTCGAACCAGCATCGAGTTCACGTTTCATTGTAAATACCAATTTGGTAATATCTGATGTGACAGGCGAGTTTCACAACAAGTTCAACGACCCGAACGATAacacaaaagaaagaatcGATTTTATTATAATTTCAATTCGCAGTTCTCTCAGTTCTctactatttattatctgAAATTAGCGAAAAGATCATTGTCTTCCCTGCACCAGgtaccgactcgagcgaagcgagaggagccacggggtctggggcagagccccagccgccggaggcatctcCGGACtcagaaatattattatataccAGCCTTTAATATAAATTTGCCAGCCAGAACTGGCCAGGAAGAACCTCCCAGGGTCAATGATTTACCATGGGTTAGGGCTTCGGTGTGAGATGCATGTTGAGACGTGACATGAGCATCTCGAGGGGATTAGAACCACGAAACGAACGTGCTGTAAACATCTCTACGAATAAGTTGAGAGTATTATTCGGTTGTTGAAGGATGACTCGACTTAACTTTGTGGCTTTGTTGCTGTCGCTGGTGTCGATAGTTCTAGCAGTTGACACTCAGTATGACGCCAAGTATGTCAATTCATTGAAAGATTCCAGTGGTATTGTCCGACTGACGGATGCTACATTTTCCAGAGTTGTAGAGGGTCCTAGAGATTATACGGTAGCAGTGCTATTAACAGCCGACTCTCCTAAATACGGATGTCAATTCTGTAAGATTGTGGGACCTCCTTTTGAGACAATTGCTTCCAGTTGGAAACAAGACCATCCTAACGGAGATGGTTTGTTCTTTGCAGTGGCCGATATTGCAGACACTCAAGGTAGTTTTATGCAATTGGGCTTGACCCATGCCCCCAATCTTTATATATATCCACCTACCGAAAAACCCAGTACAGTGGATGTTGGATTTGATCATTATCAATTCGTTCCCAATGAGAGTCAGGTCAAACTCATCACCGAATACCTTACCAGAACCTACGGCTTCAAGATTGTCATCCACGAGCCATTTGCCTGGGACAGACTATTTATCACTATCGGTGGAattgttcttgttttggGTATTCTTAAGTTTGCCTCAGGAGTCATTCTCAGCATTTTGCAGAAAAAGCAGCTCTGGATTGCGGTTTCTCTTGTAGCCATTCTCATGTTCACTTCAGGCCACATGTTCAACCAGATCCGAAAAACTCCATATATTGCAGGCGATGGTCGTGGTGGAGTGATTTACTTTGTTGGAGGACATTCGAACCAAGTTGCCATTGAGACTCAATTCATTGCCGTGACATATGCTATTCTGGCATTCGCCACCATCTCACTTATTGTGAAGGTACCACGCATTGAGAACCCACAAGTTCAGATGTTTTCAGTGTCGTGTCTGTCTGTAGTAATTATCCTTGCATTCAGCTTCCTGTTATCCAAGTTCCAGGTCAAGAATGGAGGTTACCCATTTGGCATTCTGGATATATTCTGAAACCATAAAAACAGTCCAAAGTACAAAATACACAATACAAAATACATAGAGAAATAGAAACCCCATCCATGATGGAGCGAGATGCTGGCAGATGCTGACGAAGCcagcacaacggggtctggggcagagccccagccgcccGAGGCAAAAGGGCCAATAAAAGAGCATTAGATTCTATTGagcaagaaataaataaaatataattagGTACAGTACCACTCAGCAAAAACGCTCCAGGCATTTCCGCTGTCGGCCAGCACCAGTCCACGCCAGGTACCAATTTCCGAGCACTTAACAGAGGCCTCCCAGGTGCCGTGGACATGACCATTTCCATCAGCAAGGTGCATTTTTGTTATTCGTCCTGATGGAGATTGCACACCCAGTTTGACACGAGCGAAACCAGACCCTGAAGTGATCCCGCCAGATGGGTGTTGTTTTATCGAGAACATATAAGTGTTTCCTTCCAGCAGCTTTTTACATTGTGGCTGCTTCACATAGAGATCTTGTCGTTTACAGTGAGGAGTTGGGTGACGGGTGACCAATTCAAGAGGTGCGTTTTCTCCAGTGTGGGTGATGGCAATAGAATATGCCATTCCAAGTGTGTTACGACTGATAGACTGTAAACTGCCACGTTCTCCAACGTAGATGTTGAGAACGCCCTGTCGGTAAGGTTCAGGTAAGTATCCTTTGATGCGGAAGAGTCTCCTGTTGCCTTCCCAGTAGGCTTGAGCAAGCCCGGGAATCTTGACACAATCGTCGGGGTGGGCGGTATTTCCCACTACGACTTCAGCCAAAAGTTCGATTCCGTGCTGAACAGAGAGTGTTAGCTCAGCAATCTCCAGATTGTTCAGCCTTGTTAGACCTGTGTGGTAGTCTACAAGCTTGACGTCGTATTTGAACAGTTCGGGTCCAGCTATGGGTAGAGCAAGTGCATCTTGAGGTTCCAGTGGTGGAACAATAAACTGGTCTTCCTTGGCACATGGGACATGTGTGTAAATCAAGTCCATTGGACGTGTCATGAAGTAGAAGTGATTGATGCGAAGTACGGAAGATGCTGATCTAGAAAAGGCGTCAGGCTCGATTCTGTAGTAAGAATCCCGGTTGCCAAAAGATGGGTTAGCCAATGTCACATCGAGCATACGCCATTCGTTATCGACAATAACAGCATTCCAATAGTGGTTGGGTTTGACGACACCGCTATCAAAGACCTCCCCTGGAGCTTTAAGATGGCCCTTTATAA from Sugiyamaella lignohabitans strain CBS 10342 chromosome D, complete sequence includes the following:
- the PET112 gene encoding glutamyl-tRNA(Gln) amidotransferase subunit PET112 (Subunit of the trimeric GatFAB AmidoTransferase(AdT) complex; involved in the formation of Q-tRNAQ; mutation is functionally complemented by the bacterial GatB ortholog; GO_component: GO:0030956 - glutamyl-tRNA(Gln) amidotransferase complex [Evidence IEA]; GO_component: GO:0030956 - glutamyl-tRNA(Gln) amidotransferase complex [Evidence IDA] [PMID 19417106]; GO_component: GO:0005739 - mitochondrion [Evidence IEA,IEA,IEA]; GO_component: GO:0005739 - mitochondrion [Evidence IDA] [PMID 14576278]; GO_component: GO:0005739 - mitochondrion [Evidence IDA] [PMID 16823961]; GO_component: GO:0005739 - mitochondrion [Evidence IDA] [PMID 19417106]; GO_component: GO:0005739 - mitochondrion [Evidence IGI] [PMID 9287027]; GO_function: GO:0005524 - ATP binding [Evidence IEA]; GO_function: GO:0016884 - carbon-nitrogen ligase activity, with glutamine as amido-N-donor [Evidence IEA,IEA]; GO_function: GO:0050567 - glutaminyl-tRNA synthase (glutamine-hydrolyzing) activity [Evidence IEA]; GO_function: GO:0050567 - glutaminyl-tRNA synthase (glutamine-hydrolyzing) activity [Evidence IDA] [PMID 19417106]; GO_function: GO:0016874 - ligase activity [Evidence IEA,IEA]; GO_function: GO:0000166 - nucleotide binding [Evidence IEA]; GO_process: GO:0070681 - glutaminyl-tRNAGln biosynthesis via transamidation [Evidence IEA]; GO_process: GO:0070681 - glutaminyl-tRNAGln biosynthesis via transamidation [Evidence IDA] [PMID 19417106]; GO_process: GO:0032543 - mitochondrial translation [Evidence IEA]; GO_process: GO:0032543 - mitochondrial translation [Evidence IMP] [PMID 8082172]; GO_process: GO:0006412 - translation [Evidence IEA]) translates to MRVDVNVSVNGGQRCEIKNLFSTSAVVHAIKAEFERQKRDIQNGKTIEPETRGWDGKNTWKLRGKEDAVDYRYMPDPELMPISVGPEIVEQIKQQLPRLPDDIFQELLKPPFSVPVVDARTMMAGSSTKLVEYYYKVYNAFKANGGTKPSVISNWIVHRLLGELNQNNKQFDESVVPATFLADLMVRVEKKKITKTSGALILKHVVANGLETNQTIDDLIDQFDLGKAEDSAQDVHVALQTVCQKVIAKHPDVIDRIKTNPKSIKFLVGQVMREFQGRVDAASIESMLKSLL
- the APT1 gene encoding adenine phosphoribosyltransferase APT1 (Adenine phosphoribosyltransferase; catalyzes the formation of AMP from adenine and 5-phosphoribosylpyrophosphate; involved in the salvage pathway of purine nucleotide biosynthesis; APT1 has a paralog, APT2, that arose from the whole genome duplication; GO_component: GO:0005737 - cytoplasm [Evidence IEA,IEA,IEA]; GO_component: GO:0005737 - cytoplasm [Evidence IDA] [PMID 14562095]; GO_component: GO:0005634 - nucleus [Evidence IEA,IEA]; GO_component: GO:0005634 - nucleus [Evidence IDA] [PMID 14562095]; GO_function: GO:0003999 - adenine phosphoribosyltransferase activity [Evidence IEA,IEA]; GO_function: GO:0003999 - adenine phosphoribosyltransferase activity [Evidence IDA] [PMID 9864350]; GO_function: GO:0046872 - metal ion binding [Evidence IEA]; GO_function: GO:0016740 - transferase activity [Evidence IEA]; GO_function: GO:0016757 - transferase activity, transferring glycosyl groups [Evidence IEA]; GO_process: GO:0006167 - AMP biosynthetic process [Evidence TAS] [PMID 9357956]; GO_process: GO:0044209 - AMP salvage [Evidence IEA]; GO_process: GO:0006168 - adenine salvage [Evidence IEA]; GO_process: GO:0006168 - adenine salvage [Evidence IMP] [PMID 9864350]; GO_process: GO:0009116 - nucleoside metabolic process [Evidence IEA]; GO_process: GO:0006166 - purine ribonucleoside salvage [Evidence IEA]) — protein: MSLSEIQTTLKGKLRQFQDFPSKGILFEDIMPIFQDPKAFQLLLDGLKLHLKDKKVDVIVGLDARGFLFGPALALQLGAAFVPVRKQGKLPGPTVQAVYEKEYGQDIFEIQADAIKPGQSVVIVDDIIATGGSASAAGELVTKIGGSVTEYLFILELLFLKGRDKLNAPVFTLLAGQ